The following coding sequences lie in one bacterium genomic window:
- a CDS encoding radical SAM protein has product MSDGPIYEPKGRAREYSPLALNIFGGCSHGCEYCYVPAVLHVTKEQYHGSNRLLKSFSLQKLDLQAEALAGDPRQILLSFVGDLYSVTGPLAIGLRKTVLGFLDKYKLNVAILTKGGLRCLSDLNYFRAFGDRIKVGQSLTLIREGESKRWEPGAADPFERIEALRVLHRVGVRTWASMEPVIDPGQSMRLIRESLPYVDEYRLGKLNHVKQEARDWEAYLSGALELLRAEGKDVYVKRDLREAAPGVPLTAEEVDADRSTIRKGG; this is encoded by the coding sequence ATGAGTGACGGACCGATCTATGAGCCGAAGGGGAGAGCGCGCGAGTACTCACCGCTCGCCCTGAACATATTCGGGGGATGCTCGCACGGATGCGAGTACTGCTATGTCCCCGCTGTCCTGCACGTGACCAAGGAGCAGTATCACGGCTCCAACCGGCTGCTCAAGAGCTTCTCGCTTCAAAAGCTCGATCTGCAAGCGGAGGCTCTCGCGGGGGACCCAAGGCAGATTCTCCTCTCGTTTGTCGGCGATCTGTACTCCGTCACGGGACCGCTTGCAATCGGATTGCGCAAGACGGTCCTTGGATTCCTCGACAAGTACAAGCTCAACGTCGCGATCTTGACGAAGGGAGGGTTGAGGTGCTTGTCCGATCTGAACTACTTCCGAGCCTTCGGAGACCGCATCAAGGTTGGACAGAGCCTGACGCTGATCCGCGAGGGAGAATCGAAGAGGTGGGAGCCGGGCGCCGCTGATCCGTTCGAGCGAATCGAGGCGCTGCGCGTTCTGCATCGGGTGGGAGTGCGCACGTGGGCGTCGATGGAACCCGTGATTGATCCGGGGCAGTCGATGCGTCTGATAAGGGAGAGCTTGCCCTATGTCGATGAGTACAGGCTCGGGAAGCTCAACCACGTCAAGCAGGAGGCTCGCGATTGGGAAGCGTACCTGTCGGGAGCGTTGGAGCTTCTGAGGGCGGAGGGAAAAGATGTCTACGTGAAGCGCGATCTGAGAGAGGCCGCTCCCGGCGTCCCGTTGACGGCGGAGGAGGTTGACGCGGATCGCTCGACGATTCGGAAAGGAGGGTAG
- a CDS encoding FYVE zinc finger domain-containing protein — protein MNIHNPPTNQEERLHILTLVRSQFRELTGTEAGVTCASCQRKVPVRFMYHCFNCGLWFCHRCSGEHFATGATTWNPMATAPRTAQNVRVMMSDGTVHEEAHWASDKSGEDQPPFEGWFVAVRSEETGAVVAYRGIPDPVGWQPPRGEKR, from the coding sequence ATGAACATACACAACCCGCCAACCAACCAAGAGGAGCGCTTGCATATCCTGACGCTGGTGCGTTCGCAGTTCCGCGAGTTGACGGGAACGGAGGCGGGCGTGACGTGCGCGTCTTGCCAACGCAAGGTGCCCGTCCGTTTCATGTACCACTGCTTCAACTGCGGACTCTGGTTCTGTCATCGGTGTTCCGGCGAACACTTCGCGACCGGAGCCACAACGTGGAATCCGATGGCGACCGCTCCCCGGACCGCTCAGAACGTTCGGGTGATGATGAGCGACGGGACTGTGCACGAGGAGGCGCATTGGGCGAGCGACAAGAGCGGTGAAGATCAGCCTCCGTTTGAGGGGTGGTTTGTCGCGGTGAGGAGCGAGGAGACGGGCGCCGTGGTGGCGTATCGGGGAATCCCGGATCCGGTTGGATGGCAACCTCCTCGGGGAGAGAAGCGATGA
- a CDS encoding radical SAM protein produces MRILLIKLREPTKPTQKSTYMPPLGLWTLKTFIERDPSYTVEVADEHTGDQAALLWGTARYDLIGLSAQFSIQHAEYVRSAKRLMQSDAFVIAGGFHASAVPEPEGVKETWAGEGEPRFQRFLNLAGEPTGPTCRIPDGALERYWNLAAPHDLQSKTQRWMSLETSRGCYLDCGYCGVRRYWGAWRPVPMDRILAQLDHLCSRGVEEVFIEDDNVNAVDDHFEAVVAALRERGLWWSTPNGISAHRLLGHTKRLAPLCWRVSLPFEAGSARSAELMGLGRKWMPFDKALSLVKALRGEGILTAGFFIIGYPGETLEDMQRTLDYANALPLDQRNIYIATPYPGTRLYERCIEEGWLAKKDEQLYDALLYTVGLVNTAEFKSEQVEQLKWRDRAAALARKQNAARS; encoded by the coding sequence GTGAGAATCCTTCTCATCAAGCTCCGCGAGCCTACCAAGCCGACGCAGAAGTCAACCTACATGCCACCTCTCGGGCTTTGGACTCTCAAGACGTTCATCGAGCGCGATCCATCGTACACGGTCGAGGTCGCCGATGAGCATACGGGCGACCAAGCTGCTCTGCTGTGGGGAACCGCGCGGTACGATCTGATCGGATTGTCCGCGCAGTTTTCCATTCAGCACGCCGAGTACGTCCGCTCCGCGAAGCGCCTGATGCAGTCGGATGCTTTCGTGATCGCGGGAGGATTCCATGCCTCCGCTGTACCGGAGCCCGAGGGGGTAAAGGAGACGTGGGCGGGAGAGGGCGAGCCGAGATTCCAGCGCTTTCTGAACCTCGCGGGAGAGCCGACCGGCCCAACATGCCGAATCCCTGACGGGGCGCTCGAACGGTATTGGAACCTCGCGGCTCCGCACGATCTACAGAGCAAGACGCAACGGTGGATGTCCCTTGAGACTTCGCGCGGGTGCTACCTCGATTGCGGGTACTGCGGCGTCCGGAGGTATTGGGGGGCGTGGCGACCGGTCCCGATGGACCGCATTCTGGCGCAGCTGGATCACCTCTGCTCGCGGGGAGTCGAAGAGGTGTTCATCGAGGACGACAACGTCAACGCGGTCGATGACCACTTCGAGGCCGTTGTCGCTGCCCTGCGGGAACGCGGTCTCTGGTGGAGCACTCCGAACGGGATATCAGCGCACCGTCTCCTCGGACATACCAAGAGACTCGCGCCGTTGTGTTGGAGGGTGTCCCTGCCCTTCGAGGCTGGCAGCGCGAGGTCGGCGGAGTTGATGGGACTCGGGCGGAAGTGGATGCCCTTCGACAAGGCGCTCTCTCTCGTGAAGGCTCTCAGAGGCGAGGGGATTCTCACCGCCGGATTCTTCATCATCGGGTACCCCGGGGAAACGCTCGAAGACATGCAACGGACTCTGGACTACGCGAACGCTCTACCGCTCGATCAGCGCAACATCTACATCGCGACTCCGTACCCCGGGACGCGGCTGTATGAGAGGTGTATCGAGGAGGGATGGCTGGCGAAAAAAGACGAACAGTTGTATGATGCTCTCCTGTACACCGTGGGGCTGGTCAACACGGCGGAGTTCAAGAGCGAACAGGTAGAACAGTTGAAATGGCGCGACAGAGCGGCGGCTCTCGCGCGGAAGCAGAACGCGGCTCGATCCTGA